The Pan troglodytes isolate AG18354 chromosome 17, NHGRI_mPanTro3-v2.0_pri, whole genome shotgun sequence genome includes a region encoding these proteins:
- the LOC468547 gene encoding probable ribosome biogenesis protein RLP24: protein MRIEKCYFCSGPIYPGYDMMFIHNDCKVFGFCKSKCHKHFKKKCNPCKVRRTKPFQKAAGKELTVDNSFEFDRHRNEPIKYQRELWNRTIDAMKRVEEIKQKRQAKFIMNRLKKNKELQKVQDIKEVKQSIHLIQARLAGKGKELEEKMVQQLQQDVDMKMLLKHFCNHFFYGHLKMPFGDLELLNY, encoded by the coding sequence ATGCGCATCGAGAAGTGTTATTTCTGTTCGGGGCCCATCTACCCTGGCTATGACATGATGTTCATCCACAACGATTGCAAAGTGTTCGGATTTTGTAAATCTAAATGTcataaacactttaaaaagaagTGCAATCCTTGCAAAGTTAGGCGGACCAAACCATTCCAGAAAGCAGCTGGTAAAGAGCTTACAGTAGATAATTCATTTGAATTTGACAGACATAGAAATGAACCTATCAAATACCAGCGAGAGCTATGGAATAGAACTATTGATGCAATGAAGAGAGTTGAAGAGATCAAACAGAAACGCCAAGctaaatttataatgaacagattgaagaaaaataaagagctaCAGAAAGTTCAGGATATCAAAGAAGTCAAGCAAAGCATCCATCTTATCCAAGCCCGTCTTGCAGGCAAAGGGAAGGAGTTGGAAGAGAAAATGGTACAGCAGTTACAACAGGATGTGGACATGAAGATGCTTCTTAAACATTTCTGTAACCATTTCTTTTATGGACATTTGAAAATGCCCTTTGGAGACTTGGAACTGCTaaattattag